actctatgtgatcggagatcccgtgaagtagaagtgggagacaagttgttggtcagctgagaggagagtatccttattttaattatcccactccgtgaagatgcaatactctcctgatctgcatggtcTATTATTGAGGTAAACAACAAAGTTTTGTTGAATGACGATAAAACTACAAATTTTGATGCATTGGGCCTTCCCTTGACATGCCTATCTGGGCCATAAACAAAATTTAGGCCAGTCTACCGTTGAGTGTAGATACTGGTAgccacgaagaggaagaggaatatCGTGGGTGCATCATCAACGAGGTCAAACAGTATGCATGTTTGttgaattgtagttgcaaatttGAAGATCGTGCATCAAATATAGATGCAGATAGGCTAGCTAAGTTTTCCGGTTCTTTTGCTCAAGGAAGACACATGTTTGGTTGTTCCATCCCATGATCCTCTTTTATACCACGACATGTGAACTATGATCAATAAAACTTAGAGTTTCCCCTAGAAAAAAGTAATGTCGTCGGCGTCCTGTACCCCACTTTTCTTCTGTCtactaaagaaagaaagaaaaacgtgCCGTCCGGGAGAGGGACAGCTTTAGCTGATTAGCTGTAAAGAAAAGCCACTCTGTCTAATCTAAAAACAAAGGGAAGCCACTGATATCGCGCCATAGTGGCGAGCACATCCCCGCATTTCTCCCGTTGGCATAATTAATCAAGCAAGCTGATGTTGCCATCCGTCTAGTTAACGATCACCGACCAATCAGCGCCGATTAACCAAGTCCAAGTGCCCGTCCCGGCCGGCCAGACCCAGACACCGCCCCTATAATCCACCACGACGTcgcttttttttctccttttttttgcctCCAAAGCACGACGTGGCTAGTGGCTACCATCGTGGCACGGACACGCACCGAAGTCGACGACATGAAGATTATTGACAGGGGCAGGTGATCGACCGGCCAGCGGGCCCCCAGCCCAACCCCTCCACTGCACTCTGCATCGGGATCGGAGACTGTCGGCCCGTCCATGTGGCGCTGCCCGCCTGCCCGGACGGACGGACGCGGCATCGCGGTCGCCATCCCCGGCTCTGGCCGTGCCACTCCCCTTCCCCGACCCCCCTCCTCTCCTCCGCACGCGTGCATAAAACCGCCTTCGCACCGCGACTCACGGCGCCTGCTCCCCGCGCGCACCACACGTCGTCGCCCACGCACCAACAAATCCATCCACCTCCCCGAATCGCGCCCAGGCGCACACCGGACCGGACGAAAATGGCGACGCTCTCCGTCCCCGCCGCCGTCCCGGCCGTCGCCGAGGACTGCGAGCAGCTGCGCAAGGCGTTCGCGGGGTGGGGCACCAACGAGCGCCTCATCGTCTCCATCCTGGCGCACCGCGACGCCGCGCAGCGCCGCGCCATCCGCCGCGCCTACGCCGAGGCCTACGGCGAGGAGCTGCTCCGCGCcatcggcgacgagatccacggcaAGTTCGAGGTATAAACATCTTATACTCCTATATCCCGATCGATCCGCCCGGCTGGGCCTCTCTCTTCCCCTCGCCTGATCCGATGTCTGGCTGGCCGGCCGTCTTCTCCTGCAGAGGGCGGTGGCCCAGTGGACGCTGGACCCGGCGGAGCGGGACGCAGAGCTGGCCGGCGAGGAGGCCAAGAAGTGGCAGCCGGGGGGCCGCGCGCTCGTGGAGATCGCCTGCGCGCGCACCCCCGCGCAGCTCTTCGCCGCCAGGCAGGCCTACCACGACCGCTTCAAGCGCTCGCTCGAGGAGGACGTCGCCGCGCACGTCACCGGCGAATTCCGCAAGGTGGGTCACGCCTCTCCTCTCTTCGATCCATCGTCTGCGCTCGAGAAAAAGTGGATCTTGATCCGTCCAAATTTACAAATCTCCAGACATCATGACAGAACGACGAAATACCAACGATATCCTTCCCAGCTCCCAGCCCGTTAATATGTGAATCTTCGATTATACTCCTTTTGTTCAACAaatgactatatacggagcaaaatgaatgaatctacactctaaaatatgtctatatacatctgtatgtggtagttcatttgaaatctctaagaagacaaatatttaggaacggagggagtaattatcaTGCCACGTAACTTGATCATGTTATATGCTTTGTTATATATTCAcgaaatgatttttttttcatgttACTCTACATCCCACCTTTTTGGTGCCATGATTAGCACAACACTGCTGGGCACTTTTCACTTTGTTATTCTTCAGTTAAGGTGTCATGGTGTATCTCCTGTTTTTCCGACGGGATACTTAGCCAGATCTAATAACACGATCACAATTCTGAAATACTCCTTGATTGCTGCCAATGAACACCAGCAGTCCCTAATTAAGGTAATGATATTTCTTCATCTCAGCTTTTGGTGCCTCTTGTAAGCGCATACCGCTACGATGGCCCGGAGGTGAACACATCGTTGGCACACTCTGAAGCCAAAATACTCAATGGAAAGATCAACGAGAAGGCCTACAGTGATGATGAGATCATCAGGATTCTCactacaaggagcaaagctcagcTACTTGCAACATTCAACAGCTACAATGATCAGTTCAGTCACCCCATCACTAAGGTAAAATTACAACTATTCACCTCCTTGCTTACTCATGGTTGCCTTTTTTCCATTCAAACCATGAAGACAAAAACACATCTTACAACCAGAACACCTATCTACGTTGCGCGTTTGAGTTGAACTATGTCATGTACTAATGATAAATTTGTATTTTATTTCGAAAAGAATGATGAATTTGGTTAGGCACTGGTAACAGAGAACTGCTTCACATGATTCATTCTGTTCACCAACATTGTCGCTGTTAGAAACTTGTACTGCACATAATTATCGGAATTCAAATGATTATACGTCGATAAAAGAGTAGTTCTTCACACTTGACAGTTTAAGGAGACATTCTTTTGTTGTTCATACCGATGTATTTTGCTGATCACTGACAGGACCTCAAGGAAGACCCCAAGAACGAGTTCCTCTCAACCCTGAGGGCGATCATAAGGTGTTTCACTTGCCCTGACAGATACTTTGAGAAGATCATCCGGTTGGCCCTTGGAGGCGTCGGCACAGACGAGAACACCCTTACGAGGGTCATAACCACTCGCGCCGAGGTGGACCTGAAGGTGATAAAGGAGGCGTACCAGAAGAGGAACAGCGTCCCGCTGGACAAGGCTGTTTCTAAGGAAACAAGCAGAGACTACGAGGACATGATGCTTGCACTTCTGGGGGCAGAGTACTGAGGCGTGTGCCTGATCTACCATATGCTTGATGATGGGGGGAATAAGAGTGCATAAAactgtcaagtgtgttgtttttcATGGATGATTATAAGTTGGCCTGCATGGCAGTACTCGTCCGATAAGTTATACCATTTCGTCATTTGAGCTGCAGAAATATCATTGGTGTTTTTTGAAGTTTACTCCAGATTCACAATAATCATTTGCATTGGTGTTATTCTTTGTAGGATTCTCATGTCTATACAGAATGATCATTTGTTTCTACTGGTATGATTTATGAGGTCATTTGAAATGGTACCCCAAACTATAAAATCAGGTATCAGACCCCTGAACCCCTAAAACCCAACTGGCTGATTATAGATAGTAGGGAGGGGCGCACACAGATGGAGAAATGTTGCCAATCTCTCCTATCCTAATCCGCATAATGCTTTATCTCATCCTATTTTGCATTTTCTTCTTCTCAAAGACAAGTCTTGTACGTGTAGTGCTGAATACCCATTCCAAGAACATGGTTTCCCGGCCACCATTTTCACTTCATTTTCACCTATGTCCTTTTGTCCAATTATTAATGAGCTACCTGAAGACATCGTAAAGGCTAGTAATCCCTTCACATCAGGGCACAGTGAGCGACTATGTAGTATGTACCTTACAAAATACAGTATCTTTACATCGAGTTTTCTTCAACTGCAAATAAGGAGTAACTATGATTTTTATCAACATATTTAGGCCCAGTATTCAGCAAACGAACCCAGTCTCAGTCTAGACAACACTCACCGTGCTGTTGCAAGCAAGATAACAGAGTATGTGCGGTACAGTAGTCTTTTTTTCTGATCAGATGAAAACAGAACGAGATCTCTGACCCAGTGAATACTAGTCAGGGGCTACAGTAGTCCTAACCATCGGATGATTTCTCGCGATTGGATCTACAACGGGCTATCCAGATAGGGGGATAAAGTGCATTCTATGATTCGCAATACAGAAGCAGCCTCAAGTCAGTGCAAtaaaaaaaacaagagaaaaagaatGTGTACCGACATTCTTTGCCACATGTAATAGTGTGTGGCATAATGGAGCTCAGGCTCACATGAGCTCTTTATAGAATATCAAAAGTGTGTTTGCAACATTGTCGAAGGGAATTGAGATATTCGAACATCAAGTATCACTGCTCCATGTATGGAAGTGACAATATCGGACCTTCACAATGCCGCATGCCGACGATGATGCCGCTGACTTCTCCTCTGAGCTCGCAGATCTCTTTTCCTGAGGACAGTAGCTGTGCGCTCAGGCGGTTTATCAGTCTCCATGTCGCTGTTTGGAGAACCCAGTATACAGGCCAGTGGGTCCTCCATGAGGTTCCCAAATGATCCCTACAAACATGGAGAGAAGAATGACGTTGCTTTGATTTGCTTCTGTAGTATGGATGCAAAAAAGGCATAAACTTTTGCAAGCAAAAGGATGCATAGATTTCCCTCCATAAAACAAGGATGCCTCTTTATGTTCTGAGTTCTTAAAAACCGCAAGATCAGTTGTAAGTCGCATTTTTTTACCGTTGTCTGGGCAGACATTGTTTTGTCCTTATCCACTGAGTTGTTTGCTTCAATCTCCTTCACCCTTTCCAGATAGGTGCTGTCAACATACGAGTAACGTTGGCGCCACCGGAAAAGTAATTTATCCTGGTATTGATCAGTGTAGAGATTCTCGGCAAAGAAATGCTTTTTTACAGCTTCAACCGATAACTTTTCATCACTATGCTTAGTAAGTATTCTGCAAGTGAAACGAGCAGTTAGCTAGTACACTTGACACAGATTTTTTTAGCTAATAGCTATTATGATTTAGCAAACCACACATATTAGCGAGCTCCATTTTCAAGCGCTCAAAGGGCTCCTCTCCACGGCCCAATATGTATAGGCTAGTTGCATGCAACgattcataatacatcatcttccCTGCAGTCAAACCAACACCTGGAATATTGCTCCATCAGATTAGCATTTCACTAAAAAAAAGTTTAATGCAAGCACAAGACCAAATACGATCAATTCATCGAATAATTTTGAAGGTCGTGCCCAAGGTTTATTTCCCTAGGCCTGTTTTCTGCCAGGCCAGGAGAAATATGCTAGCAGCTAGCAGGTTCAGTTTAATCTAAATTTTGAAAGACCATCTACTGCTGCAAGTATCTAACAGACTACATGCTTCCTCAACTACGCCAAGTTGTTTTTACAGTAAACATAGTGTACTTAAATGAACAAAACTGAGCGTGGCTAGTTCCACAGTAGCCAACATGTGCCCTTCCAATTAAATTTTGGAATATAAATAATGAAAGCAACCTTGCAGAAGTTCAATAACTAGTACATATCATTAACGTGCTCTAAAAATTGTTTCTAATTCCCAGGCGAGCGCTAACTGGATATCAGTTCAATTTTAACAATTCAAAGGAATTTAAAAACAATTATGTACCACTAGTTCTCAGCTAAATTGGCTGAAAAGTTGTATTGGCCTTGGAACAGGACATCTTTAATAACTTGGAAATATAAAGCTTGCATATGCATTTGCATGCCACTATTAATATACAAGGGCCAGTACCAGGTTCATAGCCTTACCAgcagaaacagcaagcctaaatagTCGAGGCATAGGTTGACCCCCAACAATTTTATGTACTGCAAAACAGAAAATATATAAGCATGTGTGGTACCAACAGTAAACCTCTGCAAGGAAGCTCAACGGTGATAGTAAAGCAACTTTATTTTATACAAGAACCCATAGTAGAGATAAATATTCCAGAAACTAAACAGCAATGGTTTATATGTGAAGGAGTCAAGGTGTCGCAGGCAAACATAAAAAGGCATATCAACAGCCTTCCCGAGTTGTTTGCTGAGAACACTTAATAACAACATAAGAAAAACAGAGTGTACTGGTTATAAAAAAGGGAG
Above is a window of Triticum aestivum cultivar Chinese Spring chromosome 6B, IWGSC CS RefSeq v2.1, whole genome shotgun sequence DNA encoding:
- the LOC123138184 gene encoding annexin D7, producing the protein MATLSVPAAVPAVAEDCEQLRKAFAGWGTNERLIVSILAHRDAAQRRAIRRAYAEAYGEELLRAIGDEIHGKFERAVAQWTLDPAERDAELAGEEAKKWQPGGRALVEIACARTPAQLFAARQAYHDRFKRSLEEDVAAHVTGEFRKLLVPLVSAYRYDGPEVNTSLAHSEAKILNGKINEKAYSDDEIIRILTTRSKAQLLATFNSYNDQFSHPITKDLKEDPKNEFLSTLRAIIRCFTCPDRYFEKIIRLALGGVGTDENTLTRVITTRAEVDLKVIKEAYQKRNSVPLDKAVSKETSRDYEDMMLALLGAEY
- the LOC123138185 gene encoding uncharacterized protein: MATTLKGMWGALMGKKGEAVRELEVSIRAKGNVTQMEDALLRACMLFSNLSYTATSAVVCLVGAFASGQVHKIVGGQPMPRLFRLAVSAGVGLTAGKMMYYESLHATSLYILGRGEEPFERLKMELANIILTKHSDEKLSVEAVKKHFFAENLYTDQYQDKLLFRWRQRYSYVDSTYLERVKEIEANNSVDKDKTMSAQTTGSFGNLMEDPLACILGSPNSDMETDKPPERTATVLRKRDLRAQRRSQRHHRRHAAL